The Methanobrevibacter sp. sequence TAGTTTTTCAATTGAAGAAATCCTAGCTTTAGATGCTAAGCAGATTGATTTTAAAGATGTGAAATCCATTGTTAATCAAGTAAATACTGCAGATATTTCAGATGTAATGTCCATGAAGGATGAACTTGAAGAAGGAATCAATAAAATAATTGAGGATGAAAATTTGGATTTATTCATGCTTTTAATTACTGATATAGTCAATAGTAATTCTCAGGTAATTGCTTTAGGTAAGGATGCTAGTTTAGTTGAAAAGGCTTATGGAATTACATTAGAAGATAACACTGTTTTATTGGAGGGTGTTGTTTCACGTAAAAAACAAGTAGTGCCAATAATGACTGAAAACGCATAAATATATTTTTAGGTTTAACTAAAAAAGGTTCTTTTTCATGGTTTTTCATAAATGTTTATAAATGATAATTGAAAAAGTATTAATTAGATGTATTTAAAATACATCTCTAATCAATCCATTTTTGGATATTAAATTAGACGGGAAGCATAATTATAAATACTCTATGCATTTTTGCATAACAAAAATTAGAAACTAACACTTAATTATGCTTTCAATTTTTTATACTTTTTTTGAAATATTAGGTGTTAAAATGAAAACACTGGAATGGGAAGATAATAAATTAAAACTTATTGATCAAAGAAAACTTCCTGATGAGTTAACTTATGTTTACTGTGAGGATTATCAGGATGTTATTGAAGCAATTAAAAATATGACTGTACGTGGCGCTCCTGCTATTGGGGTATCAGCAGCATTTGGAATGGCATTGGCAGATATTGGTGGTATTGACCTGAATAAAGCTGCAAAAGAAATTAAAGCTGCAAGACCAACTGCCGTTAATTTATTTTGGGCAGTTGATAGGGTACTCAACAGCGAAGATGCTTTATCTGAAGCGCTAAAAATGTATGAAGAAGACATGGCAACAAACCGGGCTATCGGAAAATATGGTGCTGAAGTAATAAATGATGGTGACACTGTTTTAACTCATTGCAATGCAGGGGCTTTGGCTTGTGTTGACTATGGTACTGCCCTTGGTGTTTTTAGAGCAGCACGAGATGCAGGTAAAAATATTAATGTGATTTGTGATGAAACACGTCCCCGTGGACAGGGTGCAAGCTTAAGTGTTTGGGAAATGCAACAGGAAAATATTCCTGTAAAATTAATTCCGGATGTTGCATCAGGATATTTGATGTCGCAAGGAAAAATTGATAAAGTTGTCATAGGAGCAGATAGGATTGCAAAAGGGGGCGTTGTAAATAAGGTAGGTTCATTTATGGTTGCACTTGCTGCAAAACATCATAATATTCCATTTTATGTGGCAGCACCATACTCTACATTTGATAATGATATTGATATTTATGATACCATTATTGAAGAAAGGGATGGTGATGAAGTAAGATATTATGGTGGTGCAAGAATTTGTCCTGAAGGAACTGAAGTAATCAATCCTGCATTCGATATCACCCCTAAAGAATTAATCACAGGTATCATAACAGAAAGAGGAATAATTGATCCGATTTAACTAAAGTTTTGGTGAATTCAATTACTAGGTAGTAAAATTGAATGATTTTTCACAAAAATTATTTAAACAAACAAATATAAACTATATTTAACATTTAATAAAATTTGAAGTCTAATCAAAAATTTTTAATAGAAATTACTTCAAACATTTTATTAATTATATGGTAGGAAGAGATAATATGGAGATAAAAAGTCATAAAGCTAATAATTATCCTCCTTTAATTAAAGATTTAGTTAAAGAATTATTAAAGGATGATTTTGTACATTTTAAGATATTGTGTGCTAATGAGGTTCATCATTTTAACAAAGAGGATGACTCTATCATTGAGTTTGAAGAAACATATGTTAAAGAAACTAGTGACAATGGGGATATGTTATACATTCCGTATCCGGATATTTTCAGAGTTAAATTATATAGGGATATGGAACAATATCTTGAAGACGAAAAGAAATTAAATCCGTTTAATGTTGATGATGATTGGACTGGTAATAGAATCCAGTTCTAATTCATTCTATTTTTTTAAAAACATATTTTTATTTAAGATTAATTATAAATTAGTAATCAATGCTTTTAGATAATTTGAAAAATCTATTTAACTCAAAAAATAAAAAACCTCATCTGCTGATTGTTGGTGTTGATTTAAAGTTCATTACTCCTGCAATTAAATATCTGGAAAAATATTATGAAATTAAAATTGATGAATGGGGTTGGAATAGGAATCAGAAAGCTTCTAAAAAATCAATTGATTTTTTGAAATGGGCAGACATTATTTTGTGTGAATGGATGGAATATTATGTGCCGTGGTATTCACAAAATGTCTCTGATGGTCAAAAATTATTTATTAGAGCTCATAGGTATGAGATTACGTTGGAATATGGTCATTTAATAAATTATGACAATGTTTGCGGAATAATAACTATAAATTATTTTTTACTTGAAATTTTTTCTAATGTATTCAAAATCCCTCGGGAGAAGATGTTTGTTTTGAATAACATTGTTGAAACTTCAATTTATTCCGGTTTAAAAGATAATGATTATACTAAGCACATTGCTCTTGTAGGTTATGCTCCAAGTTATAAAGGATATTTTAAAGCTTTAAACATTCTGAAAAAATTAAGGGAGTATGACGATTTTAAATTATGTCTTTTTGGGAAAGATTATAGTGAAATGCATTGGAGGGATAATGATGACCAAATTGCTTATTTTAATCAATGTGATAAGTTTATTCAGGAAAATGATCTTGAAACTCATATTATTGATAATGGATGGGTCAACCGTGAAGAGATGTTTCAAAATATTGGATATGTATTGTCCTTAAGTGATATTGAAGGCTCTCATTTATCTCCAACTGAAGCTTTTGCAGATTCAACCATAAGCCTATTAATAAACTGGCCTGGTGTGGAATATGTTTATCCAAAAGAGGTTATTTTTAAAGATATTGATGATATTGTTAATTATATTTTAGACACTTATCTGGATGATGATAAGTATTCTAATAGGGTATCAAAGCTAAAAAATTATTGTATAGATGAATTTGGAGAAAAATATTTTGTTAATGGTTTAAAGGCGATTTTTGACACTGACTTGAATAATGAGGGTAATACTGTCATTAGTTTTAAAAATCCTATTTTTAAAAATGCTGTTTTGATAAATGATGAAAATGAAATTTCCAGAATCCTTGATAATAATGAAGGAGATTTGTCACTGGTTATTTCTGAAAAAATTGATAATTCCAGAATAAAAAATATTTATCAGGAATTTGCATCTGAAAATATTCATGTTTACTCTCAGAATTTTTTTGATAATTTGGAGGAGGCGTATGAATTTATAGATTTGTGCAATGAGATTCACGACAGTGATGTGTCATTAAGTTAACTGTTAATTTTTCCATCTATCGCCATATGCCATTCGCCAGGGGAAGTTGATTTGACTTTTCTGCAATTAATGATTTCCGCTTGCTTTCCCGCTTTTGAACATGCATTTTCTAATCGTTTTATTCCAGTTTCATATGAATCAGAAAACTCATAATAATTAATTATTCCACCATCTTCAATTAAATCAACACTAACATCAAGGAAAGTATATGCAAGACCTGGAAGATTCATTATTATTCTATCAAATTTTGTTTTAAATGATTCGCTAACTTCGCGAACATCTCCGCAGTATGTTGTGATATTGCCTTTTAACTTATTTAATTTAATATTTTCATCTAAATATTTAATCGCATATTTATTTATGTCAACTGCAGTTATGTCCACATTTTTATTTTTAGCAATAACGATTGGATAAGGGCCTATTCCACAGAACATATCCAATATTCTTTCACCATCATTAACACTTTCCATCACACGCTTTCTTTCAGTTGCAAGTCTTGGTGAAAAATAAACTTGACGAACATCTAGTTTTAAACGGGCGCCATGTTCCTTATGAATGGTTATAGAATCATCGACTCCAGATAGGAATTCCAAATCGCGCACTCTTGTTGTGCCTTTTATTGCACTTTTTTTCATGTAAATCGCTTTTCTTTTTGTAAATTCAAGTGCCGCATCACCAATGATTTGCTTTTTGGATTCCAAGTTTTCAGGAATTTCCAATATTACGACATCTCCAATAGTGTCAAATGAGGTTCTTAAGTTTTCTATTTCATCATGGGTTAACTCATCTTCAAGCAATTCAGAAAAATTGTGTGGAACTTTTTTCATAGGTTCCAATTCAATATCTACAATCGTATAATCATCAATATCTTCAGTTATGGGAATATATCCAAAATCATCGCATGCTTTTATTCTATATTCCATGCTCATTAATCCTTTTTCCATTAAATTTATACGTGTATCATTTAATTGTTTTAATGGAACTTTTACACATTTCATAAAATTTATTATGTTTAAATTATTATATAATGTATATGTTTTATTTAGTGGGTTTAGGATTATTTGATGAAAAAGACATATCTCTTAAAGGATTGGAATGTTTAAAAAATGTTGATAAAATTTATGCCGAATTTTTCACATCAAGGTTATTCGGTTCTAGTTTTGAAGCTATTGAAGAGTTGATAGGTCAAAAAATTGAAGTTTTGGTAAGAAATGAAGTTGAAGAAGAACATAAGTTTATAGATGAAGCTAAAACTCAGGATATAGCTTTAATTACTGGAGGAGATCCTTTAATTGCAACAACTCATAGTGATTTTTTAGTTCAATGCTCTAAAAAAGGAATTGATTTTGAAGTGATTCATGGCTCATCGATTCTATCTTCAGCACCGGCCATTTCCGGTCTTCAGGGTTATAAATTTGGAAAAGTCACTACAATTCCATTTCCCGATTATAATTTTTATCCGAAATCTCCTTATGAGGCAATTGAGGAAAATCTTAAAAATGATTTGCATACTCTGGTTTTGTTAGATATTCAGGCACATAAAGACAGATATATGACTGTTAATCAGGGTTTGGAATATCTGTTGAATATTCATGAAGATTTGGATCGTGAGGGTTTAATTACTCCTGATACACTTGCTATGGGTATTGCTCGTGTTGGTTCAAGTGATGTTGTTGTTAAGGCAGGAAAAATCTCTGAATTAATTGATTTTGACTTTGGAGGTCCTCTTCATTGTATTGTCGTTCCGGCCAAACTTCACATTGTTGAAGCTGAATACTTGGTCGAAATTGCCGGAGCAGATTCCAAAATACTTGATGATGTTTAGGTTTAAAAATTAAAGGGGGAGTTGGGAAGTAGGTGTTTTTCTACTTCCTATGAACATATTCTATCATTTTGGAGATTATAAAATGTTTGACTGATGTTCATCAAGACATGAAATTCATTTCACATCGTTTATTAGTTATATTTTTATTATATATAAAAGTTTTTATTTGATTTTTCAGAATTTTATTTTAATTTTTATACATTGTTTAATTATTTTTTTCATAAAATCATGTTTTTTTGTAATTTTTAATTAAAATTTAATTTTATTTCTATTTTTTGATAATATTATTAAACAATTTTATTTCTTTTATTTTTGATTTTCTTTTTACCGAAGTTAGTCTATTTTAAAAGATAATCAATGATTTTAATTGTAGTATGCATATTTTTATGATTGATTGTGGAGTAATCATTTCCAGTAGACATGAATGAATGATTATGTCGATATTATATTTATTAATCTTTAAAACAAATTAATTATTAATGAAATATGAAAAAACAATGGGTTTTTATGAATCGAACAGATTGGGGGATATCCTATTCATTTTCCATAAAAACCATAAAAAATATCTCAATGATGAACTTTTAAAATATGATTTGAGTCTAATTCAAGCTTTATGTATCCTGATGATTCATGAGGGTCATGAATTAAATCAGAATGATTTAGTTCAGGGATTATATTTAACAAAAGGTGCAATAACCAAGGCGGTTAAGAAATTGGAAAACTGCGGTTGGATAACTCGTGAAAAATCATCTAAAGACCGGAGACATTATCTATTAAAACTAACTGAAAAAGGTGAAAAATTTATTCCTGTTCTGTATGAAATTAACAGTGAGTGGGAAACAAAAATGGGACTCAGTGAGTTAAATCCTGAATTTATGGAAATTTTTAATGAGCTGACTTTAAAAGCAATTGATTTGAATTTAAAAAAAGAATAAAAAAGGATTTTTAATATTCGTAAAATCCTTTTCCTGCGTTAATACCAGTTTCACCTTTATCGATTTTTTCTTTAAGCATTTTAGCTATTTTTCCAGGGGTAGTTTCCGGATCTTGTGCTTCAGGTTTCATGATAACAATATTGTATGCTGTGGTGAGTCCTACAATATCTAAAATGTGGAATGGTCCTGCAGGTGCTCCAGTAGCCAACATCCATGTCTTATCAATTGTTTCATGGTCTGCAACATCATTTGCAAGCAATGCCTGACCCGCATTTAGGAACGGAACTAAAAGTGAGTTTAATATGTATCCTGGTTGCTCTTTTTTAAGCTTTAAAGGAATCATATTAATGTCTTCAGCGAATTTAACTACTTTATCGTAGTATTCTTGTTCAGTTCCGGGGTGTCCCATTACTTCAGCAGTATTGTTTGCCCAAATGGTGTTTGCAAAGTGAAGTGAAAGGTATTTTTCAGGTCTTCCAGTATATTCTGCAAACATGGATGGCAATAATGTTGAAGAGTTGGTTACTAGTATGGTTTTTTCATCCATATACTTTGCAAGTTCAGTGTAAAATGCAATTTTCTGTTCTGGATTTTCAGCAATAGCTTCGATGATTAGGTCTGCATCTTTTGCAGCTTCTTCATAACTTGTTGTTAATGTCAGGCTGTCGTATGCATCCTGTGCTTTTTGTTTTAACTCATCGAGTTCTTCTTCACTTAAATCGGTTTTTGTAGCTAGTCCTCTGCAGTAAGCACTTGCGTCGGTTTTCATCGCTTCAAGAGTGTCAACATAGATGTTTTTAAATCTTTCAAGTTTAGGTTTAGCTCTTTCAATTGATCCTTCACTTCTAAGCCAGATTGTAACATCAAATCCACAGTAAGCACTTTGAAGGGCAATTTGACTTCCAAGTACTCCTCCTCCAGCTACTACAACTTTTTTTATGCTCATTTTTATACACCTCATGTAAACTAAATTAGTTTACTTGTATACTATTTTGGCTTTGATTACTTAAATATATTAAGGTTTAAATTTCAAAATATAAATGATGGGAAGTGAAAATGTATTAAATAATTTACTTGAAAGGAATAATGCTCTAAAATCAGTTTTAATTAATCATCAATTAAAATCCAACATTTATCCATTTAATTATGTTGAAAAATATTTACTGAGGATTTTGTTTGAATATAAAAAACATGAATCCATTTGTAAAGCTGCATTAAATCTGAATATGGATTTGAATGTTGTCATGAATTGTTATATTCAAGGTCAAATGGGCAATCCGAAATTCAGAGGCTTTTTCTTAGCAATTAATGAATTAAACAATGGATGTAATATTGAAGTTGCTCAAAATGATTCTCAATTAATTGAAAATCATGAAATCGCCGAAGGGAATTATAAAATCTCTGAATATGGTGATGGATGGAGCTATACGACATATATTGATGGCAAAAAGGTATTTATAATTTCTGATGAGTTGGAAGGGTTAAAAAATAAAGTTAAAACCAAACATCTTCCTTTGGATTAGGTGATGTTGATGAAATGGAAGTTAAAGAAGTTTGATGAATTATCAACAGATGAATTGTATGGGATACTAAAATTGCGTGCTGAAGTATTTGTTGTTGAACAGAATTGTCCTTATCAGGATTTGGATGATAAGGATAAGTGTTCATATCATTTGTTTTTGGAAGATGGTGGGGAGGTTATTGCTGTTTCAAGAATCATTCCTGAAAATGTTTCCTATGATGAAATGTCAATTGGAAGAGTTGTCGTTAAAAAGACTTACCGAGGACAAGGTATTTCAAAAACCATGATGAAAAATGCTATAAAATTTATTATTGAAGAGTTGAAAAAAGATAAAATCCGACTTTCAGGGCAAGCTTATCTAATCGATTTTTATAGCAATTTGGGATTTAAGAAAGTTTCTGATGTCTATTTGGAAGATGGTATTGAACATTTTGAATTTTTGTATGAAGTTTGATTTTAATGTATCTAATCAATGTTCAAATTTCATTTTTAATTTCATTCGTTTTAATTAATTATTTTTTTCTTGATTTTAATTCCTTAAAATCTTTAAAACAATGTCATATAAATATGGTTGTTGTGGGGAAATTTCAATATTTCTAAAAACTTATTAAAATGACCTGAGAGAAGACTAATACATTTATAAACTAGTTTAAACAATTTAATTATATGACTCAAAACAGACGTGTTACAATTAGCATCAATAATGACATTGACTTGAACTTTCGCAAATTGGCTTCAAATAAAATGTTGTTCAAAACAGGTTGGTACTCTAAAGCAATTGAAGAAGCAATGTTATTATGGATGGAAAAAGAAGCTAGATAGTAAAATTATTTTCTTCTTTTTTTATTTTTTTAACTGAAAATAATGATTAACTATTTAACTAAAAACTAATCAAACTTATAAATATAGAGTGGTGTCAATAATGGAAAGTGATGAATTTAGAACAGTACGGGTGTATACTAAAAAGTATACCAGTAAAGACAAAGATGGTAACTCTGTTGAAAAAGAATCCAAACAAAAGCAGGTCAGTCTTAAAAAAGAGGATCCTTTTGAAGATGATGATTTGGTAAAAGTATTATCTCAGGAAGATTATCAAAAATTAATTGACAATCAGTTTTCCGATGAAAGACTTGATGAATTTTATCATATTATTGAAGCTAAAGATGCTGAAATTAAGGAATTGGAAGCTCAAATACAGACATTAAAGTCTTCATTTTTTGAAGATGTCGATTCTCTTAAAGATGAAGTCAACTATAAAGATGAACTTTTAAAAGCTAAAGATGAAATTCATGAGTTAAATAAAGAAAACAAACAAATCAATGATGAAAGAGTAGCTATTTTTAAAGAATTGGATTACAAAAATAAGATGATTTTAGCTTATAATGTGGAACTCAATAAATCTATTTTAAATGCAATTAATGTTGTCATTGATGAAGCTAGGGACAATATCAATAGAAGGAATGCATTGCTTATATCTGATTTGAACAAATCTGTAGAAAAAGCTAAACATGATGTGAATGAGAAGAATAAAGCTATTGCATATGATATAAAAAGTACAGTTGAAGATATGAATGAGCAGATTAGAAATACAAGCACTCTTAAAATGATATTAAACAAAAAGAAAATTAACTTAAGAGTACCTACTGATGATTTGCTTAAACCATTTGATTTTGACTTTGATGTCAATCATTTGCTTTCAGGTCAGGCATTGGAACTTGATGCTGCAGAAATTTTAAAAGAAGTGATGCCAAAACTTCCAGAACCATTCTCCAAATACATTGACACATTGGAAGAGGCTCCTGAAACAATTGATGTTTCAACAAAGGATGAGGAATAATTCATGAAAACATTCAACACAGGTAAAATCACTTTCGAATACCCTGACTTTTGGGAGGTTGAAAAAGCAGACATTCTTTCAAATCCAGATTGTATAGCTACTTTGTCTAAAGGTCAGGATAATTTAATCAATGCAGTAATGTTTCCAACAGCAACCAATTTAGATGATTATAAAATATTCATGGAAGATGCCATTTCTGATGACGGTGGAGTTATATTAGCATCTGATTTTG is a genomic window containing:
- a CDS encoding GNAT family N-acetyltransferase, with amino-acid sequence MKWKLKKFDELSTDELYGILKLRAEVFVVEQNCPYQDLDDKDKCSYHLFLEDGGEVIAVSRIIPENVSYDEMSIGRVVVKKTYRGQGISKTMMKNAIKFIIEELKKDKIRLSGQAYLIDFYSNLGFKKVSDVYLEDGIEHFEFLYEV
- the dph5 gene encoding diphthine synthase, whose amino-acid sequence is MFYLVGLGLFDEKDISLKGLECLKNVDKIYAEFFTSRLFGSSFEAIEELIGQKIEVLVRNEVEEEHKFIDEAKTQDIALITGGDPLIATTHSDFLVQCSKKGIDFEVIHGSSILSSAPAISGLQGYKFGKVTTIPFPDYNFYPKSPYEAIEENLKNDLHTLVLLDIQAHKDRYMTVNQGLEYLLNIHEDLDREGLITPDTLAMGIARVGSSDVVVKAGKISELIDFDFGGPLHCIVVPAKLHIVEAEYLVEIAGADSKILDDV
- a CDS encoding class I SAM-dependent methyltransferase family protein — its product is MKCVKVPLKQLNDTRINLMEKGLMSMEYRIKACDDFGYIPITEDIDDYTIVDIELEPMKKVPHNFSELLEDELTHDEIENLRTSFDTIGDVVILEIPENLESKKQIIGDAALEFTKRKAIYMKKSAIKGTTRVRDLEFLSGVDDSITIHKEHGARLKLDVRQVYFSPRLATERKRVMESVNDGERILDMFCGIGPYPIVIAKNKNVDITAVDINKYAIKYLDENIKLNKLKGNITTYCGDVREVSESFKTKFDRIIMNLPGLAYTFLDVSVDLIEDGGIINYYEFSDSYETGIKRLENACSKAGKQAEIINCRKVKSTSPGEWHMAIDGKINS
- the mtnA gene encoding S-methyl-5-thioribose-1-phosphate isomerase, which gives rise to MKTLEWEDNKLKLIDQRKLPDELTYVYCEDYQDVIEAIKNMTVRGAPAIGVSAAFGMALADIGGIDLNKAAKEIKAARPTAVNLFWAVDRVLNSEDALSEALKMYEEDMATNRAIGKYGAEVINDGDTVLTHCNAGALACVDYGTALGVFRAARDAGKNINVICDETRPRGQGASLSVWEMQQENIPVKLIPDVASGYLMSQGKIDKVVIGADRIAKGGVVNKVGSFMVALAAKHHNIPFYVAAPYSTFDNDIDIYDTIIEERDGDEVRYYGGARICPEGTEVINPAFDITPKELITGIITERGIIDPI
- a CDS encoding MarR family winged helix-turn-helix transcriptional regulator, yielding MKYEKTMGFYESNRLGDILFIFHKNHKKYLNDELLKYDLSLIQALCILMIHEGHELNQNDLVQGLYLTKGAITKAVKKLENCGWITREKSSKDRRHYLLKLTEKGEKFIPVLYEINSEWETKMGLSELNPEFMEIFNELTLKAIDLNLKKE
- a CDS encoding 3-hydroxyacyl-CoA dehydrogenase, with amino-acid sequence MSIKKVVVAGGGVLGSQIALQSAYCGFDVTIWLRSEGSIERAKPKLERFKNIYVDTLEAMKTDASAYCRGLATKTDLSEEELDELKQKAQDAYDSLTLTTSYEEAAKDADLIIEAIAENPEQKIAFYTELAKYMDEKTILVTNSSTLLPSMFAEYTGRPEKYLSLHFANTIWANNTAEVMGHPGTEQEYYDKVVKFAEDINMIPLKLKKEQPGYILNSLLVPFLNAGQALLANDVADHETIDKTWMLATGAPAGPFHILDIVGLTTAYNIVIMKPEAQDPETTPGKIAKMLKEKIDKGETGINAGKGFYEY